One Phyllopteryx taeniolatus isolate TA_2022b chromosome 12, UOR_Ptae_1.2, whole genome shotgun sequence genomic window, tacaaaaagcTTCACACAATATGTAGCATACTGAAAATTAAGACCAACTATGTGCCTGGTTTGTATCCTGTGAATGTCTGGGACTAAATAATGATGATTGAATACAATTTGTTTAAAACGTGTCAAACGGGTAAGAGCCAAGCTGTCATTTTTAAGATGTGGTTTACTTGAGGTCTTCTGTGGTTTTTTGAATGCTGCATCATTTGGGCGGTGGGAATGTTTTTGTACTATTGCGCCTTTGTCActagagggaggtgtttgcatGAAGAGATTAGAGAGCCTCTCACAATGACAATCTCATGCAGGAAAAATAAattgctcttttgttttgttttggaaaaccGTGCAAATAAAAAGACCACAGATCAAGATTAAAAAGCAGTGTTTATTTCACATTTGCACCATCCTTCATTTATAATTAACACATGTAGTATAGTCGTTTCGAACGGAGTATGCATGTGCCTGGCATAAATAGTATGCATTGTAGTAGGTAGTAGACAGTGTGTTTTGcaattgtgagaaaagatgatgcaaatccttagtgtaaaaaaaaaaaaaaaaaagccactgatgttcaactggagccatgcggtgagtcagtATAGGTCACGGCACGTTtcttagttgtttatttgtaaacAATTTTTCCATCAAAAGTCCTTTCTCAACTTGTTTTTTCTGGTTTTATACTTTTTAGTGTCAAAGTCACTTTTTCTGCTTGATTTGTTTCTTCTCACAGAAAGCttgttttcttcactttttggCCAGAAACTGGTGTTTTGGGTAAAACCAACCTATGggctactgctgattactaaagaacagaaaaagcgagaacattttttttctttctggtgGAAGAACAGAGTACTCTTTCTCTTGGTCCGTTATGTGCTTATGTTGTCCCACTCCACAATATTCGATGCATCTTGAAAGATCACTCAAAATGCTCTAAAGCAGATGGCTTGCAATATGGGATACTCTGCTTTGAAATCGGCTGGCAGAGAATGAGTTAGTTTTGGGCAAAATCCTACTCAATTCACTTATTGGGATCATAACTAGCCATGcgtcatcagtaagaacttggATGCATTGGTCACTTTTTGCATCACAAATTCATCATGATGTACTCAAATTCCTCTATCTTCTTGCGGGTGTTTCCTCGCCGGATCTTGCGGTAGGATACAGAGTTGTATTTCGAGGTGGCGAAGTGGTCGAAGGATTCCTGGCGTCTGAGGGTGTCGGAGGACTTCTTTGGGAGAGGAAGAGTGGAGTGGCCAGGGACAGCGGGGTCCAGTGGGAATGCGTCAGGACGGCGGACATCGAGGTCCTTCTCCGACTCGGAAATGGAGCTGCGCTGGTTCGAGAAGCTCTCCTCGTGAGGTGGCTCAGTGGCTGGAGCCTGTCCCTGCTTCTGCTCAACTGCTACATTACATGTAATGAAAGAGATAGTAGAACGTCTAGGGCGCACTAGAAAAATGACTGTTGAACTAGTACTATTACACAAATATCAAATGGATACCaatatgaaatgtaaaagttttgttgcattatacatatgtaccaaatgtacatacagtatacatatatGGTACATGTGCACAGCAGGTGGAAAACATgaataccatgttgacctaatgactaGTGtgtacagttgttttttttttttaaacaagcaactgtaatttaatctCATTACAtataattagttactccccaacactgtctACTATTGCATAGAAACTTACAGCAGTGGATGGCAGTAGCAGAAAAAAGTTACTAGTAAGACCTAATTGTTCTACTGCACTGAATTGACATACAGTAGTGACAAAATGTTACTGGTAAGACAGTAGTTTTGCTAGTATTCAAAAGTCAGACAGTAGTGTAAAAACATCAGTACTATGATGTAGTCGTTCTACTACTACATACAGCAGTCAaaggcagtagtggaaaaaaacggCACTAGTGGGACATAATAATTCTACTAGAGTGCCctagttctactagtgcacagaAACATAGTGGAAAATAGTTACTGGTAAGacctagttgttctactagtgcacagaAATGTCATGACGTTGTGGAAGGCactagttgaaaaaaaaaaaaaaaaaaaaacactagtaAGACATTTGTTCGAAAAGTGCACTCTAGTAATTCTACtattgtgcagaaatgtcacagTAATGGAAAAAGCATCACTTGCAGTGCCTCAATCATTCTACTGgtgtgcaaaaatgtcataCAGCAATAGAAGACAGTACAATAGCAGGAAACATGTTACGAGTAAGACCTCGTCTTTCTCCTAGtgccaaaaaaatgtcattcagGAGTACAAATAACTTCATTGTTAAGGCATAGTTGTTCTACTAGCGCATTCAGTAGTTTTACTAGTGCACAGAAACATGATATAGTAGTGGACAAAGGTTGCTAGTAAGACCTACTGTTCTACTCGTGTGCcctagtcgttctactagtgtgcagaattttcatacagtagtggaacaCATTACTAGTAGAACAGTTGGACTACTAGTGCACCTTAGTTAATGTAACAGTGAACAGGAATGTCATATGGTAGCggataaaaaaacatcactagTAGGATGTTGAATAAATCCTCAAATGTTTCTCCTCAACTTGCCATCTTAACTGCACTAGATACTGTAAATGTCGCATGCACGCTTACCTTCATATGAAGGTTCACTGTGCTGAGGCTTTTCTGGCTCAACTTGAAGAGGACGGTGAAGCTCCggagagccaatcacaggcgTCCCATCAGGCCCACTTTCTCGCTCAGTTTCATCGGCCTGGATTTCCTTGCAGGCCTCTTGAACTTCACTCAGAAGAGGTTCCTCACTCCTCTCCGAAAGTTGACTGTTCACATGGGCCGCTTCTACGGTTGCAAAATTCCGTGAATTTTTAGaatctccgggcactccggtttcctcccacatcccaaaaacatgcatggtaggttgattggaaactttaaatttcccttaggtgtgaatgtgtgcgtgattggtttgtttgtttatatgtgccctgcgattggctggcgaccagttcagggtgtacctcgcctatcgcccgaagatagctgggataggctcgagcacgcctgcgacccttgtgaggataaagcggtacagaaaatggatggatggatggatggatggaaactttTAATCAGAAGGAACGGGAATTTGTGGGAATAAAGAAGACCAAACTAGGAATTTACCAAATTGAAGGAACTTAAATGAAGCATCATCTTCTGCATGTCAGGCAGAAGCATGTGCAACTAGCCTACCAGTGCACCCTCAACTTCCAGTTAATTCCCACACGTTCCATTAGAAACTTTCCAATTCCTAATACAGTactcttgagatacgagtgccttgacttaagagtgttTCAAGATACAAGACATCgcactgtgttttgtttttctttgtcttgagATACAGGCAAAAGTCTGAGAAAAAATTCACTTCAGACCCCCACCGCTAGATGGCgccagcaaacttcacaacatcaactcacattggtttccttgcggTGGCAGGACAGTGTTGGCGCTAATGCACCATAAGCTGGTTTACCTACCGCCAATATACCCCACAGAAGAACACAAATGGGCAAAACGTtagctacagatgtgttttgtagATGCATTTTCTATGTTTACAAGTTATGTGGAGACTAGATGTTATGACTGTTTTTCTCCAGTACAAAAGTCTTGAGTGCATTTTTTCatatgtaaaacaacaaattttggtgtttttcgcagcggctggaacggattaattggatttacattcatttcaatggggaagctgatttgagttacgagtgttttgagatacatGCGTGGGCTCTGAACAAATTAACCtcatacctcaaggcaccactggagcTCCAAAATTCCAGAAGCTtgaattcccatggaaatttgTGAAATTTGCCAAAAATGGGGAAATTTACCAGAAATTTTTGGTGGAATTGAACTTAAATTTGGGAGGAATGTACTGAAAGATTTGGGGGGAATTGCATTaaaatttgggggaaattgaagaaacattgGTTGGAAATTTACTGAAATCTTTTgggaatttattgaaaatttgaagaagaagaagaa contains:
- the LOC133486776 gene encoding ermin-like codes for the protein MEMQDSPVFPKPVAHKGEEEEVVMASQVLEIICGFTPETKLRDSEPEDRDAWSVEEGDDSVFYSDEDLAEEHSRANSSRDPEAAHVNSQLSERSEEPLLSEVQEACKEIQADETERESGPDGTPVIGSPELHRPLQVEPEKPQHSEPSYEAVEQKQGQAPATEPPHEESFSNQRSSISESEKDLDVRRPDAFPLDPAVPGHSTLPLPKKSSDTLRRQESFDHFATSKYNSVSYRKIRRGNTRKKIEEFEYIMMNL